In Felis catus isolate Fca126 chromosome E1, F.catus_Fca126_mat1.0, whole genome shotgun sequence, the following proteins share a genomic window:
- the P3H4 gene encoding endoplasmic reticulum protein SC65, whose product MGRAAWGLLWLLLGSAAGQYEKYSFRGFPPEDLMPLAAAYGHALEQYEGESWRESARYLEAALRLHRLLRDSEAFCHANCSGPAPPAASFPGPEPGPDGGRGDEWARELRLFGHVLERAACLRRCKRTLPAFQVPYPPRQLLRDFQSRLPYQYLHYALFKANRLEKAAAAAYTFLQRNPKHELTAKYLSYYRGLLDAAEEPFTDLEAQPYEAVFLRAVKLYNSGDFRSSTEDMERALAEYLAVFARCLAGCEGAHEQVDFKDFYPAIADLFAESLQCKVDCEANLTPNVGGYFVEKFVATMYHYLQFAYYKLNDVRQAARSAASYMLFDPDDSVMQQNLVYYRFHRARWGLEEEDFQPREEATLYHNQTAELRELLEFAHMYLQPDDEMELEETVPPVEPKDPPSDAEFEGEGDYEEGIYADWWQEPDAKGDEAEAELEPELA is encoded by the exons ATGGGGCGGGCGGCGTGGGGGCTGTTGTGGCTGCTGCTGGGCAGCGCCGCGGGGCAGTACGAGAAGTACAGCTTCCGGGGCTTCCCGCCCGAGGACCTGATGCCCCTGGCCGCGGCCTACGGGCACGCGCTCGAGCAGTACGAGGGCGAGAGCTGGCGCGAGAGCGCGCGCTACCTCGAGGCGGCGCTGCGGCTGCACCGGCTGCTGCGGGACAGCGAGGCCTTCTGCCACGCCAACTGCAGCGGCCCTGCGCCGCCCGCGGCCTCCTTCCCGGGGCCCGAGCCCGGCCCCGACGGCGGCCGCGGCGACGAGTGGGCCCGCGAGCTGCGGCTCTTCGGCCACGTCCTGGAACGCGCCGCCTGTCTGCGGCGCTGCAAGCGGACGCTGCCCGCCTTCCAGGTGCCCTACCCGCCGCGGCAGCTGCTGCGCGACTTCCAGAGCCGCCTGCCCTACCAGTACCTGCACTACGCGCTGTTCAAG GCTAACCGGCTGGAGAAGGCGGCGGCCGCGGCCTACACCTTCCTCCAGAGGAACCCGAAGCACGAGCTAACCGCCAAGTATCTCAGCTACTACCGGGGGCTGCTGGACGCCGCCGAGGAGCCCTTCACGGACTTGGAGGCGCAGCCCTATGAG GCGGTGTTCCTCAGGGCTGTGAAGCTCTACAACAGCGGAGATTTCCGCAGCAGCACCGAGGACATGGAGCGGGCCCTGGCTGAGTACCTGGCCGTCTTTGCCCGGTGTCTGGCTGGCTGTGAGGGGGCCCACGAGCAGGTGGACTTCAAGGACTTCTACCCGGCCATAGCAG ATCTCTTTGCAGAGTCCCTGCAGTGCAAGGTGGACTGTGAGGCCAACTTGACCCCCAACGTGGGCGGCTATTTCGTGGAGAAGTTCGTGGCCACCATGTATCATTACCTGCAGTTTGCCTACTACAAGT TGAATGACGTGCGCCAGGCCGCCCGCAGCGCCGCCAGCTACATGCTCTTCGACCCTGACGACAGTGTCATGCAGCAGAACCTGGTGTATTACCGCTTCCACCGGGCTCGCtggggcctggaggaggaggacttCCAGCCCCGGGAG GAGGCCACGCTCTACCACAATCAGACAGCGGAGCTTCGAGAACTGCTGGAGTTCGCACATATGTACCTGCAGCCAGATGATGAG ATGGAGCTGGAAGAGACGGTGCCGCCTGTGGAGCCCAAGGATCCCCCATCCGATGCCGAGTTCGAGGGGGAGGGGGACTACGAGGAGGGCATCTACGCTGACTGGTGGCAGGAACCGGATGCCAAGGGTGATGAGGCGGAGGCCG agCTGGAGCCTGAACTAGCATGA
- the FKBP10 gene encoding peptidyl-prolyl cis-trans isomerase FKBP10: protein MFRTVPPSRTFFRLPLLQLLLLLVQAVGRGLGRASPAGGPLEDVVIERYHIPRTCPREVQMGDFVRYHYNGTFEDGKKFDSSYDRSTLVAIVVGVGRLITGMDRGLMGMCVNERRRLIVPPHLGYGSIGVAGLIPPDATLYFDVVLLDVWNKADTVQVSTLLHPAHCPRTVQDSDFVRYHYNGTLLDGTAFDTSYSRGGTYDTYIGSGWLIKGMDQGLLGMCPGERRKIIIPPFLAYGEKGYGTVIPPQASLVFHVLLIDVHNPKDTVQLETLELPPGCVRRAVAGDFMRYHYNGSLMDGTLFDSSYSRNHTYNTYVGRGYIIPGMDQGLQGACMGERRRITIPPHLAYGENGTGDKIPGSAVLIFDVHVIDFHNPEDPVEIKILSRPSETCNETAKSGDYVRYHYNCSLLDGTKLFSSHDYGDPQEATLGANKVIEGLDTGLQGMCVGERRQLVVPPHLAHGESGARGVPGSAVLLFEVELVSREEGLPTGYLFVWHEDPPVNLFEGLDLNKDGEVPPEEFSAFIKAQVSEGKGRLMPGQDPEKTIADMFQNQDRNQDGKITVEELKLKSDEDQERVHEEL, encoded by the exons ATGTTCCGCACAGTGCCCCCCAGCCGCACCTTCTTCCGGCTCCCCCTGCTGcagttgttgctgctgctggtacaggcagtggggagggggctgggccgTGCTAGCCCGGCCGGGGGCCCCCTGGAAGATGTAGTCATCGAAAGGTACCACATCCCCAGGACCTGTCCCCGGGAAGTGCAGATGGGGGACTTTGTTCGCTACCACTACAACGGCACTTTCGAGGATGGCAAGAAGTTTGACTCCAG CTATGACCGAAGCACCTTAGTGGCCATCGTGGTGGGCGTGGGGCGCCTCATCACCGGCATGGACCGAGGCCTCATGGGCATGTGTGTCAACGAGCGGCGACGCCTCATTGTGCCTCCCCACCTGGGCTACGGCAGCATCGGTGTGG CGGGGCTCATTCCCCCGGATGCCACCCTGTACTTCGATGTGGTCCTGCTGGATGTGTGGAACAAGGCAGACACTGTGCAGGTGAGCACCTTGCTGCACCCAGCCCACTGTCCCCGCACGGTCCAGGACAGCGACTTTGTCCGCTACCACTACAATGGCACGCTGCTGGATGGCACTGCCTTTGACACCAG CTACAGTAGGGGCGGCACTTATGACACCTACATCGGCTCTGGCTGGCTGATCAAGGGCATGGATCAGGGGCTGCTGGGCATGTGtcctggagagagaagaaagatcaTCATCCCTCCGTTCCTGGCCTATGGCGAGAAAGGCTATG GGACTGTGATCCCCCCACAGGCCTCCCTGGTCTTCCACGTGCTACTGATTGATGTCCACAATCCGAAGGACACCGTCCAGCTGGAGACACTGGAGCTACCTCCTGGCTGCGTCCGGAGAGCTGTGGCTGGAGACTTCATGCGTTACCACTACAATGGCTCACTGATGGACGGCACCCTCTTTGATTCCAG CTACTCCCGCAACCACACCTACAACACCTATGTGGGGCGGGGCTACATCATCCCAGGGATGGACCAGGGGCTGCAGGGCGCCTGCATGGGGGAGCGCCGGAGGATCACCATACCCCCCCACCTCGCCTATGGGGAGAACGGGACCG GAGACAAGATCCCTGGCTCCGCGGTGCTGATCTTTGACGTCCACGTCATTGACTTCCACAACCCTGAGGATCCAGTGGAAATCAAGATACTGTCCCGGCCCTCTGAGACCTGTAACGAGACCGCCAAGTCTGGGGACTATGTTCGCTACCACTACAACTGCTCCCTGCTGGATGGCACCAAGCTCTTCTCCTC ccacgACTACGGGGACCCCCAGGAGGCTACTCTGGGGGCCAATAAGGTGATCGAAGGCCTGGACACGGGCCTGCAGGgcatgtgtgtgggagagaggcGGCAGCTCGTGGTGCCCCCGCACCTGGCGCACGGAGAGAGCGGAG cccggGGTGTCCCGGGCAGCGCAGTGCTGCTGTTTGAGGTGGAGCTGGTGTCTCGGGAGGAGGGGCTGCCCACCGGCTACCTGTTTGTGTGGCACGAGGACCCTCCTGTCAACCTGTTTGAAGGCCTGGACCTCAACAAGGATGGCGAGGTCCCCCCggaggag TTCTCCGCCTTCATCAAAGCTCAAGTCAGTGAGGGCAAAGGACGCCTCATGCCTGGGCAGGACCCAGAGAAGACCATAGCAGACATGTTCCAGAACCAGGACCGCAACCAGGATGGCAAGATCACTGTCGAGGAGCTCAAACTGAAGTCAGACGAAGACCAGGAGCGAGTCCATGAGGAGCTCTga